Proteins encoded in a region of the Zea mays cultivar B73 chromosome 4, Zm-B73-REFERENCE-NAM-5.0, whole genome shotgun sequence genome:
- the LOC103653052 gene encoding protein FAR1-RELATED SEQUENCE 5, with protein MMEPQVVDLEDDSINFWASLGVSPHVDQMPLHSVHIVDHQAQSALAAAAAAIQPQSVCRDLFPVESDACLEPRLGMEFESGEAAKTFYIAYAGRVGFSVRIARSRKSKCSESIIMLRFVCSREGFSKEKRVVTAGKKTRKRPASIREGCNAMLEVLRRGDSKWIVTKLVKEHNHEVGLPSRVQYIAIESDTVVDPYIGMEFESLESAKTFYYSYASRVGFEARVRQSRKSQDESLKMLKLVCSRHRYHSGRESNGEDTKRVRAMDPSRDGCDALFEIIRKGKDTWTVSKLILEHTHELKPAPASRVHCVRSQGEVLVIANNFSDTRNLLLNGQDSQHPREVRYNDLGPEDAQSLFEYLKKRQEEDPSFFYAVQYEKNGHSTNIFWADAKARMAYYHFGDAVRFETTYRKNKETIPIVIFSGVNHHVQPVVFGCALLLDESEASFTWLFEKWLEAMHMGPPVSLLTELNRGMAAAVAKVLPNTHHIFCERHILDTMKEDLHGTFPDPVALVTDLRKCIDGSRIEELFDSGWNSVIIKHELSNNELLQSLYDIRQRWAPAYTKNVFYPRNLMPTTFGSIEKAIQKYFSSKTELRVAVCQLGQVISSSFEAEVQADYFTMFQMPALSTASPVEKQGSSIFTSTIFGLFQGQFVDSFGYHAERLEDDTVHKYRVNRYEGDEEIHTVYFNPDQGTVNCSCCLFESCGILCRHALRIFIIEGVHDLPKAYILKRWTKHAKNIDTSDNYIDLRGDRDDPSTARFNDLFCHVVKFAKEGSKSAEIYAVAKDSLSKAFDEVVQSSKNFRGQQNLQSYTMSLKRSIKKFGKGRDSSDKSSKRSASKHPLMECDDVDDQIY; from the coding sequence ATGATGGAGCCCCAAGTGGTGGACCTCGAGGATGACAGCATCAACTTCTGGGCCTCCCTCGGCGTCAGCCCCCACGTGGACCAGATGCCGCTGCACAGCGTCCATATTGTCGACCACCAAGCTCAGTCAGCGCTGGCAGCTGCGGCTGCGGCGATACAGCCGCAGTCCGTCTGCAGGGACCTCTTCCCGGTGGAGTCCGACGCCTGCCTGGAGCCTCGGCTGGGGATGGAGTTTGAGTCCGGTGAGGCTGCCAAGACCTTCTACATTGCCTATGCTGGCCGTGTTGGTTTCTCTGTTCGCATTGCCCGGTCACGCAAGTCTAAGTGCAGTGAGTCCATAATCATGCTAAGATTTGTGTGCTCAAGGGAAGGGTTCAGTAAGGAGAAACGTGTGGTCACAGCTGGGAAGAAGACGAGGAAGCGCCCTGCCTCCATCAGGGAGGGTTGCAATGCCATGCTCGAAGTGCTCCGCAGAGGTGATAGCAAGTGGATTGTCACCAAGCTTGTCAAGGAGCACAATCATGAGGTCGGGTTGCCCAGTCGAGTGCAGTATATTGCCATCGAGAGTGATACTGTGGTTGACCCTTACATTGGTATGGAATTCGAGTCCCTTGAGTCTGCCAAGACATTCTACTACTCGTATGCCAGCCGTGTGGGATTTGAAGCTCGTGTACGCCAGTCCCGCAAGTCACAGGATGAGTCACTCAAGATGCTGAAGCTTGTGTGCTCAAGGCATCGGTACCATTCTGGACGGGAGAGCAATGGAGAGGATACCAAGAGAGTACGTGCGATGGACCCCTCGAGGGATGGTTGTGATGCATTGTTTGAGATAATTCGGAAGGGAAAAGACACCTGGACAGTCTCCAAACTCATCCTAGAGCATACCCATGAGCTGAAACCAGCACCAGCAAGTAGAGTTCACTGTGTTCGCtcgcaaggtgaggtacttgtcaTTGCAAATAACTTTTCTGACACTCGTAATCTCCTTCTGAATGGCCAAGATTCTCAGCATCCAAGAGAGGTGAGGTATAATGATTTAGGGCCAGAGGATGCTCAAAGCTTATTTGAATACCTTAAGAAGAGACAGGAAGAGGACCCTTCATTTTTCTATGCTGTGCAGTATGAAAAGAATGGGCACTCCACCAATATCTTCTGGGCTGATGCTAAGGCTAGGATGGCTTACTACCATTTTGGTGATGCTGTTAGGTTTGAGACAACGTATCGGAAAAACAAGGAGACTATCCCTATTGTCATATTCTCAGGTGTTAATCATCATGTGCAGCCTGTTGTTTTTGGCTGCGCACTACTTCTTGACGAGTCAGAAGCATCATTTACATGGTTGTTTGAGAAATGGCTTGAAGCAATGCACATGGGTCCACCTGTTTCTTTGCTAACAGAGTTGAACCGAGGAATGGCAGCTGCTGTTGCCAAGGTATTGCCCAATACCCACCATATTTTCTGTGAAAGGCATATCTTAGACACAATGAAGGAGGATCTACATGGTACGTTTCCGGATCCAGTGGCTTTAGTAACTGATCTAAGGAAGTGCATTGATGGGTCCAGAATAGAAGAACTGTTTGACTCAGGTTGGAACTCGGTCATCATAAAGCATGAACTCAGCAACAATGAGCTTTTACAGTCTCTCTATGATATTCGCCAACGATGGGCCCCAGCATACACGAAAAATGTATTTTATCCCAGAAATCTGATGCCAACAACCTTTGGAAGTATTGAGAAGGCTATTCAGAAGTACTTTTCGTCCAAGACTGAATTGCGGGTGGCTGTTTGTCAACTTGGACAAGTAATTTCTAGTTCATTTGAAGCTGAAGTTCAGGCAGATTATTTCACAATGTTTCAAATGCCAGCGTTGAGTACAGCCTCACCAGTAGAAAAACAAGGGAGTTCAATATTCACTAGCACAATTTTTGGCTTATTTCAGGGGCAATTTGTTGATTCTTTTGGGTACCACGCAGAGAGACTTGAGGATGACACAGTACACAAGTATCGTGTTAACAGATATGAAGGTGATGAGGAGATACATACTGTCTATTTCAATCCTGATCAAGGTACGGTGAATTGTAGTTGCTGCCTGTTTGAGAGCTGTGGTATCTTGTGCAGACACGCTCTTCGGATTTTCATTATCGAAGGAGTACATGACCTTCCAAAGGCTTATATTCTGAAACGTTGGACAAAGCATGCAAAAAATATTGACACCTCTGATAATTACATTGATCTGAGGGGGGACCGTGATGATCCTTCAACTGCAAGGTTCAATGATCTCTTCTGTCATGTGGTAAAATTTGCAAAAGAAGGTTCAAAATCTGCTGAAATCTATGCAGTCGCTAAAGATTCACTGTCCAAGGCTTTTGATGAGGTAGTTCAGTCATCGAAGAACTTCAGAGGGCAGCAAAATCTGCAAAGCTATACAATGTCACTGAAAAGGTCAATCAAGAAGTTTGGTAAGGGCAGAGATTCCTCCGATAAAAGCTCAAAGAGGTCAGCATCTAAACATCCCCTAATGgagtgtgatgatgtagatgaccaAATATATTGA